Proteins encoded in a region of the Bartonella taylorii genome:
- a CDS encoding ABC transporter ATP-binding protein, with protein sequence MTNCENIIDVSHLYVTFGHRHKAVTVVKNVNFHIKRGEAYGLIGESGCGKSTILNALVGLIPDYNGRFIFDGEEVAKKRNKNFLRRIQMVFQDPYASLHPRKMVHTVLSESLKIHGMDNPKERVRDALNSVGLDSSFLYRYPHELSGGQRQRIALARALIIEPEVLLLDEPTSALDVSVQAEILNLLKSLREEKKLTYLMVSHDLAVVAHICERVGIMHKGIILEELSNNDLRNLHAHNDYTKMFFEASIDPIAYKEARVG encoded by the coding sequence ATGACCAATTGTGAGAATATTATTGATGTTTCTCATTTATATGTGACCTTTGGACATAGGCATAAGGCAGTGACGGTTGTTAAAAATGTCAACTTTCATATTAAGCGTGGTGAAGCTTATGGTTTGATTGGTGAATCAGGGTGTGGAAAATCAACCATTTTGAATGCATTGGTTGGGCTTATTCCAGACTATAATGGGCGGTTCATTTTTGATGGAGAGGAAGTAGCAAAAAAAAGAAATAAGAATTTTCTGCGCCGTATTCAAATGGTTTTTCAAGATCCTTATGCTTCGCTTCATCCAAGAAAAATGGTTCATACGGTTCTTTCTGAATCTCTCAAAATCCATGGTATGGATAATCCAAAAGAGCGGGTGCGTGATGCTTTAAATTCAGTTGGTTTAGATTCTTCCTTTCTTTATCGTTATCCGCATGAGTTGTCTGGAGGACAACGTCAGCGTATTGCTCTTGCACGTGCTTTGATTATTGAGCCAGAGGTTTTACTGCTTGATGAGCCGACATCTGCATTGGATGTGTCGGTACAGGCTGAAATTTTAAACTTGTTGAAATCGTTACGAGAGGAAAAAAAACTCACTTATTTGATGGTATCCCACGATCTTGCTGTTGTTGCACACATCTGTGAACGTGTTGGAATTATGCATAAAGGGATTATTCTTGAAGAGCTTAGCAATAACGATTTGCGCAATTTACACGCGCACAATGACTATACAAAGATGTTTTTTGAAGCCAGTATTGATCCAATTGCTTATAAAGAAGCACGAGTAGGATAG
- a CDS encoding ABC transporter permease: MTILNHHKSQSSFSLGRWLNESVPRSIVQANVQKIYHALIKFFHNFSALIGLIIICIIVICAFFAPWIATHDFLSNDLVHRLQPPSMLHYFGTDELGRDIFSRIVFGARITLYIVFLTTIIVGPIGLIVGTVSGYIGGWVDTVLMRIVDIFLAFPSLILALAFSAALGPGIENASIAISIAAWPSIARLARAETLTIRSSDYVSAVRLQGASTWRIILFHIAPMCIPSVIVRLTLDMSGIILTAAGLGFLGLGAQLPSPEWGAMLSSGREFLMTNWWLATIPGCAILLASLAFNLLGDGLRDVLDPRNG; this comes from the coding sequence ATGACAATACTTAATCATCATAAATCGCAATCGTCATTTTCTTTAGGGCGTTGGTTAAATGAGTCTGTTCCACGGTCAATAGTTCAAGCAAATGTGCAAAAGATTTATCATGCATTGATTAAATTTTTTCATAATTTTTCGGCTTTAATTGGTCTGATTATTATTTGTATTATTGTTATATGTGCATTTTTTGCTCCTTGGATTGCTACGCATGATTTTCTTAGCAATGATCTTGTTCACCGATTGCAGCCACCATCTATGTTGCATTATTTTGGAACGGATGAATTGGGGCGTGATATCTTTAGTCGCATCGTTTTTGGTGCGCGTATTACTCTTTATATTGTTTTTCTTACTACAATTATTGTGGGGCCAATAGGGTTGATCGTTGGGACTGTCTCTGGCTATATAGGGGGATGGGTTGATACCGTTCTCATGCGCATTGTCGATATTTTTCTCGCTTTTCCAAGTTTGATTTTAGCTCTTGCTTTTTCAGCCGCCTTGGGACCAGGTATTGAAAATGCATCTATTGCAATTTCAATTGCAGCATGGCCATCAATAGCGCGTTTAGCGCGTGCTGAAACTTTGACGATACGTTCATCTGATTATGTCTCTGCAGTTCGCTTACAGGGTGCCTCTACTTGGCGGATTATTTTGTTTCATATTGCACCGATGTGTATTCCTTCAGTGATTGTAAGGTTAACGTTAGATATGTCTGGAATTATTTTGACAGCTGCTGGTCTTGGTTTTTTGGGATTGGGGGCTCAACTCCCAAGTCCAGAATGGGGTGCAATGCTTTCGTCTGGCCGTGAATTTTTGATGACAAATTGGTGGTTGGCGACGATACCAGGTTGCGCGATATTGTTAGCAAGCCTTGCCTTCAATCTTTTAGGTGATGGGCTTCGTGATGTATTGGATCCACGCAATGGCTAA
- a CDS encoding ABC transporter permease gives MVLPFSESERAVSQKQKKMFVWDFFFKGLKLLISVFVTLLGLVTITFFIGHLLPLDPVLAILGDNISQEAYDVMFYKLGLDKPLTVQYWNYLRNIFLFDFGDALTSGRPVLTDIMRVFPATLELATVAIVIGTSLGIPFGVFAAMYRDSFIDYFVRTFTLLSYSTPTFWLGLMALLIFYAKLGWIGGPGRIDFIYEYSFEPKTGFFLWDTARQGQWDAFSNAFSHIIMPALILAFGAMAYISRMTRAFMIEQLNQEYIITARVKGLSWIRTVWGHAFRNAAVQIITVVALSYAFLLEGAVLTETVFAWPGFGHYLTNALLAGDMNAVVGCTMLVGFLFVAINLFSDLLYRIFDPRTR, from the coding sequence ATGGTTTTGCCATTTTCGGAATCTGAAAGAGCTGTATCACAGAAGCAGAAAAAAATGTTTGTATGGGATTTTTTTTTCAAGGGACTGAAGTTACTTATTTCAGTTTTTGTGACGTTGCTTGGTTTGGTCACCATCACTTTTTTTATTGGTCATCTTCTTCCTTTAGACCCCGTTCTTGCTATTCTTGGTGATAATATCAGTCAGGAAGCTTATGATGTAATGTTTTATAAGTTGGGTCTTGATAAGCCATTGACTGTTCAGTATTGGAATTATCTTCGTAATATATTTTTGTTTGACTTTGGAGATGCCTTAACCTCGGGGCGCCCTGTTTTAACAGATATTATGCGCGTATTTCCTGCAACATTAGAGCTCGCCACAGTTGCTATTGTTATTGGTACGAGTCTTGGTATTCCTTTTGGTGTTTTTGCAGCAATGTATCGCGATTCATTTATTGATTACTTTGTGCGTACTTTTACACTCCTGAGTTATTCTACTCCGACTTTTTGGCTTGGGTTAATGGCGCTATTAATATTTTACGCCAAGCTTGGCTGGATTGGAGGTCCAGGACGGATTGATTTTATTTATGAATATTCTTTTGAGCCCAAAACAGGTTTTTTTCTTTGGGACACTGCTAGACAAGGACAGTGGGATGCTTTTTCTAATGCCTTTAGTCATATTATTATGCCTGCTTTAATATTAGCTTTCGGTGCTATGGCCTATATTAGTCGTATGACTCGTGCGTTTATGATTGAACAGCTCAATCAAGAATATATCATTACTGCGCGTGTGAAAGGGTTATCTTGGATTCGAACGGTGTGGGGGCATGCTTTTCGCAATGCTGCTGTTCAGATTATTACTGTTGTCGCGCTTTCTTACGCTTTTTTGTTAGAAGGTGCTGTGTTAACGGAGACAGTTTTTGCTTGGCCTGGATTTGGACATTATTTGACGAATGCTCTTTTAGCAGGAGATATGAATGCAGTGGTCGGATGTACTATGCTTGTAGGGTTTCTCTTTGTCGCCATTAATTTATTTTCTGATTTGCTTTATCGAATCTTTGATCCAAGGACACGCTGA
- a CDS encoding ABC transporter substrate-binding protein gives MRKKRMLKIFCILLSTIGFLNGSLPSAFSASSKDTLVIAWNIDSISSFDPAQSVEVVTSELLTNICSALVQYDKHDPTKVRPAMAKSWDVLDNGKRIVFHLRDDLKFDDGRKATAQDLVWSMRRIIKLGLSYAQSLMDYGFTKDNIETNIKALDDKTLQLKLDKPYPIQLILTVIGQSYASALLDRQTIEVESINGDMGNKYLATHSACVGPYKLVHWSPGEKVILQATQHYWGDIPKIRQIVVQHVADSASQRLLLEKGDVDIARDLSSEDILDIEKQGGPVKISRVLRPQIIYLSLNNKKEIFANEKVRLAMRYLIDYEGLGKTVLKGIAIPRATYMSLGVPGALDEKEGLPFKLDFKKAKQLLNEAGYPNGFKANLLVGSLSYMSSVAQSIQSNARKIGVELTIEKMAQNQLLSRVRGGNYDTAIMGWGSADPDGHPASLNHVFNPDPTFTKKHNMYLAWRAGYYDENINKMVTDALFEQDQKKRILQYRALQHYVLEHGPMVYLFQTYYTVGMGPAVKKWVWNSFRLYYNDAEK, from the coding sequence ATGAGAAAAAAAAGAATGTTAAAAATTTTTTGTATTTTGTTAAGCACAATTGGTTTCTTAAATGGATCTCTACCATCAGCATTCAGTGCTTCATCTAAAGATACATTGGTGATAGCATGGAATATTGATTCAATTAGCAGTTTTGATCCTGCTCAATCGGTTGAGGTGGTAACGAGTGAATTATTGACGAATATTTGCAGTGCGTTAGTACAGTATGATAAGCACGATCCTACAAAAGTTCGTCCTGCTATGGCCAAATCTTGGGATGTTTTAGATAACGGAAAAAGAATTGTTTTTCATCTTCGTGATGATTTAAAGTTTGATGATGGAAGGAAGGCGACAGCGCAGGATCTTGTATGGTCAATGCGACGGATTATTAAATTAGGATTGAGCTATGCTCAATCTTTGATGGACTATGGATTTACCAAAGACAATATTGAAACAAATATTAAAGCTCTTGATGATAAAACTTTACAACTGAAATTAGATAAACCTTATCCTATCCAGCTTATATTGACTGTTATTGGGCAGTCCTATGCTTCTGCTTTGCTTGATCGGCAAACAATTGAAGTAGAAAGTATTAACGGAGATATGGGTAATAAATATTTAGCTACGCATTCGGCTTGTGTTGGACCTTATAAATTGGTACATTGGTCTCCAGGAGAGAAAGTTATCTTACAGGCGACCCAACATTATTGGGGAGATATACCTAAAATTAGGCAGATTGTCGTGCAGCATGTTGCTGATTCAGCGAGTCAAAGACTTCTTTTGGAAAAAGGTGACGTGGATATAGCGCGTGATCTCTCTTCAGAAGATATTTTGGATATTGAAAAACAGGGGGGGCCAGTTAAAATTAGCCGCGTTTTGCGACCACAGATTATTTATTTGTCGTTGAATAATAAGAAAGAAATTTTTGCTAATGAAAAAGTAAGATTGGCGATGCGCTATCTTATTGATTATGAAGGTCTTGGAAAAACTGTTTTAAAGGGTATTGCGATTCCACGTGCGACTTATATGTCATTAGGTGTTCCGGGCGCTTTGGATGAAAAAGAGGGATTGCCATTTAAGTTAGATTTTAAAAAGGCAAAACAGTTGTTAAATGAGGCCGGTTACCCTAATGGTTTTAAGGCTAATCTTTTAGTTGGTAGCCTTAGTTACATGTCATCTGTTGCGCAATCTATTCAATCCAATGCGCGTAAAATTGGTGTTGAACTCACAATTGAAAAAATGGCACAAAATCAGTTATTGAGCCGTGTGCGTGGTGGAAATTACGATACTGCTATTATGGGGTGGGGGAGTGCTGATCCTGATGGACATCCCGCTTCATTAAATCACGTTTTTAATCCTGATCCAACCTTTACAAAAAAGCACAATATGTATTTGGCTTGGCGTGCTGGATATTATGATGAAAATATCAATAAAATGGTAACGGATGCTTTGTTTGAGCAAGATCAAAAGAAGCGTATTTTACAATATCGTGCTTTACAACATTATGTGCTTGAACATGGTCCTATGGTTTATTTATTTCAGACATATTATACTGTTGGTATGGGACCTGCAGTGAAAAAGTGGGTTTGGAACAGTTTTAGGCTTTACTACAATGATGCAGAAAAATAG
- a CDS encoding ABC transporter substrate-binding protein, whose product MNLKKILKGSSSIFSAFITLGMFVQQISAKTPTDTLVMAWNIDAINTFDPAKLNDVYAAEIVLNVCDNLVSTASDDPAKIVPSLATHWDVAGDDQSTVITFHLRDGLKFNDGRPANANDLVWSMKRIVKLKMANAAIFNEYGITEQNVDSAFQTPDEKTVVMKFDKPYPVELILNNIVASRATALLDRETIMKHEKDGDMGNQYLASHAACVGPYQLSSWRPGEAILLRASPNYWGEAPKLKKILIRHVAEPGTQRLLLQKHDIDVARNLTPEDLADLQAKTDIKVEKVLEPSMMYWGFNTTNPIFANEKVRLAMRYLIDYEGLGKTLLKGVGIPRASFIPLGNLGALDEKEGQPFKLDLQKAKQLLTEAGYSKGFEVNFLVGSSPYTLSIAQSLQNNAAKVGVHLKIERLAGTQLFSKLYARAFDTIFVGWNNDSADPHTMASRLIYNPDNRFEVKNTAYPSWQHGFLDTEMNKKVDEALFQKDPQKRVEIYADLQRELMQKGPYAFIFQKYSVVAMTPDIKKWVWNSAPRIFYSAIEK is encoded by the coding sequence ATGAACTTAAAAAAAATACTAAAAGGCAGCAGTTCTATTTTTTCTGCTTTTATTACACTGGGGATGTTCGTGCAACAAATTTCAGCAAAAACACCTACAGATACTCTCGTGATGGCTTGGAATATTGATGCAATCAATACATTTGATCCCGCAAAACTCAATGACGTTTATGCAGCTGAAATTGTTCTCAATGTTTGTGATAACTTGGTTAGTACGGCTTCAGATGACCCAGCAAAAATTGTTCCTTCTTTGGCAACGCATTGGGATGTTGCAGGCGATGATCAGAGTACGGTGATTACTTTTCATTTGCGCGATGGTTTGAAGTTTAATGATGGTCGACCTGCTAACGCTAATGATCTGGTTTGGAGCATGAAACGGATTGTGAAGTTGAAGATGGCCAATGCAGCAATATTTAATGAATATGGAATTACAGAACAAAATGTTGATTCTGCTTTTCAAACGCCGGATGAGAAAACGGTGGTGATGAAATTTGATAAGCCTTATCCAGTAGAACTTATTCTTAACAATATTGTTGCAAGTCGTGCTACTGCCTTGCTGGATCGTGAAACAATTATGAAACATGAAAAAGATGGTGATATGGGAAACCAATATTTAGCTAGTCATGCTGCCTGTGTTGGTCCTTATCAGTTAAGTAGCTGGCGCCCTGGAGAAGCTATTTTGTTGCGTGCAAGTCCTAACTATTGGGGAGAAGCACCTAAATTGAAGAAGATTTTAATTCGCCATGTAGCAGAGCCAGGAACGCAACGCTTACTATTGCAAAAGCACGATATTGATGTTGCGCGTAATTTGACACCTGAGGATCTGGCAGATCTCCAAGCAAAAACGGATATTAAGGTTGAAAAAGTGTTGGAGCCATCCATGATGTATTGGGGGTTTAATACGACAAATCCTATTTTTGCCAATGAGAAAGTGCGTTTGGCGATGCGCTATCTTATTGATTATGAAGGTCTTGGAAAGACCCTTCTCAAAGGTGTTGGTATCCCACGTGCAAGCTTTATTCCACTTGGTAATCTTGGCGCTTTGGATGAAAAAGAAGGGCAGCCCTTTAAGCTTGATCTTCAAAAAGCCAAGCAGCTTTTAACGGAAGCAGGATATTCGAAAGGTTTTGAGGTAAATTTTTTGGTAGGGAGCTCTCCTTATACGTTGTCAATAGCACAGTCTCTCCAAAATAATGCAGCAAAGGTGGGAGTGCATCTTAAAATTGAACGTTTGGCTGGTACGCAGTTATTTTCAAAACTTTATGCACGTGCTTTTGATACAATTTTTGTTGGATGGAATAATGATTCTGCTGATCCTCATACAATGGCTTCACGCCTTATTTATAACCCAGATAATCGGTTTGAGGTTAAAAATACAGCCTATCCGAGTTGGCAACATGGTTTTTTAGACACAGAGATGAATAAAAAGGTTGATGAAGCATTGTTTCAAAAAGATCCACAGAAACGAGTAGAAATATATGCTGACTTGCAGCGTGAACTTATGCAAAAAGGACCTTATGCCTTTATCTTTCAGAAATATAGTGTTGTCGCTATGACACCCGATATTAAAAAATGGGTTTGGAATAGCGCGCCACGTATTTTTTATAGTGCAATTGAAAAATAA
- a CDS encoding LemA family protein yields the protein MLNVRTASIIFSYPMVKILRQFSSAIFLIFLIPFLTGCGFNTIPTNEEKAHAAWSEVLNQYQRRADLIPNLVETVKAYAAHEQAVFTNVIEARAKATQVNINADMLNDPEIMKKYLNNQANLSSALSRLMAVVENYPDLKANQNFLALQSQLEGTENRISVARRDYIETVRAYNTALKTMPTMIWAKLWFRDAKPMPTFTIDTNSQQTPKVNFN from the coding sequence ATGTTAAATGTACGAACTGCTTCAATAATATTTTCTTACCCTATGGTTAAAATATTAAGGCAATTTTCAAGCGCTATTTTCTTGATATTTTTAATACCATTTTTAACTGGCTGCGGATTTAATACGATCCCAACAAATGAAGAAAAAGCACATGCCGCATGGAGTGAAGTGCTAAACCAATATCAACGTCGTGCAGATCTCATTCCTAATCTCGTGGAAACTGTCAAAGCCTATGCTGCCCATGAACAAGCTGTTTTTACGAATGTTATTGAAGCACGTGCTAAAGCAACGCAAGTAAATATCAACGCAGATATGTTGAATGACCCAGAAATAATGAAAAAATATCTCAACAATCAAGCAAATTTATCAAGCGCACTTTCACGTCTTATGGCTGTTGTCGAAAACTATCCTGATCTTAAAGCAAATCAGAACTTTCTTGCTCTTCAATCACAATTAGAAGGAACTGAAAACCGTATTTCTGTCGCGCGCCGTGATTATATCGAAACCGTGCGTGCCTACAATACAGCTCTTAAAACAATGCCAACCATGATTTGGGCAAAATTATGGTTTCGTGATGCTAAGCCTATGCCAACTTTTACTATCGATACCAATAGCCAACAAACACCGAAAGTCAATTTTAATTAA
- a CDS encoding TPM domain-containing protein produces MKPFRHSMQRSVFPCLWAFLSALYLVIALGSVAYSQTKFPPLTGYINDVAHLLDNATKKNLTEKLAVLEEQTGDQIVIVTLPTLSGNSIEAYSNSLFRTWRLGQKQINNGVLLVIAPNEREVRIEVGYGLEGELTDAMSSVIINNFVLPNFREGNYQKGIVEAVHAIIKVITENDSDFSFRIKERARAIEEKRKQAEQEEMIINTIMFLILFIMVGLPIFAMIFGKKVGPQKYLWMGIIFTPWFLNLNAAGRRTGRIYGSHSGGRGFRGGGGSSGGGGATGRW; encoded by the coding sequence ATGAAACCGTTTCGACATTCTATGCAACGTAGTGTTTTTCCATGCTTATGGGCTTTTTTGAGCGCTCTATATTTGGTCATTGCATTGGGAAGTGTTGCTTACTCGCAGACTAAGTTTCCTCCCTTAACTGGCTATATCAACGATGTAGCTCATTTGCTTGATAATGCAACAAAAAAGAACTTAACAGAAAAACTGGCTGTACTCGAAGAGCAAACAGGAGATCAAATTGTTATTGTAACTCTCCCCACCCTTTCAGGAAACAGTATAGAGGCATATAGCAATTCTCTTTTTCGTACATGGAGATTAGGTCAAAAACAGATCAATAATGGTGTGTTACTCGTCATTGCACCAAATGAACGCGAAGTACGTATTGAAGTGGGTTATGGTTTGGAAGGAGAGCTAACAGACGCTATGTCCTCAGTCATCATTAATAACTTCGTTCTTCCCAATTTCCGTGAAGGAAATTATCAAAAAGGAATTGTCGAAGCCGTTCATGCAATTATAAAAGTTATTACAGAAAATGATTCTGATTTTTCTTTTCGAATCAAGGAAAGAGCTAGGGCTATTGAAGAAAAACGTAAACAAGCCGAACAAGAAGAAATGATAATCAATACAATTATGTTTTTAATCCTTTTTATAATGGTTGGTTTACCCATTTTTGCAATGATTTTTGGTAAAAAAGTAGGTCCACAAAAATATCTCTGGATGGGTATAATCTTCACACCTTGGTTTTTAAATTTAAATGCTGCGGGCAGACGCACTGGTAGAATCTATGGTAGCCATTCAGGAGGCAGAGGATTTAGAGGTGGTGGTGGATCATCAGGTGGTGGCGGCGCAACAGGAAGGTGGTAA
- the lipB gene encoding lipoyl(octanoyl) transferase LipB, with translation MTFELKHTDRNHLPHQFKTVLGNPPVEWKISNNLVEYPEAMRYMQERVENILAKNEHEQVWLLEHPSLYTAGTSANKKDLLAPHLFPVYEADRGGEFTYHGPGQRIAYIMLDLKRRKQDIRAFISALEEWIIQMLAKFNIKGERREDRVGVWVKCPNCFSTQSDFSPENKIAAIGIRIRKWVSFHGVSINVNPNLAHYSGIVPCGITNYGVTSFFDLGFPVKMHDIDIVLKKEFEQIFGPTIDVS, from the coding sequence ATGACATTTGAATTAAAACATACTGATCGTAATCATTTACCACATCAGTTTAAAACAGTCCTCGGGAATCCACCAGTTGAATGGAAAATAAGTAATAACTTGGTCGAATATCCTGAAGCAATGCGTTATATGCAAGAGCGTGTAGAAAACATTCTTGCAAAAAATGAGCATGAACAAGTTTGGCTTCTTGAGCATCCTTCCCTTTATACAGCTGGTACAAGTGCAAACAAAAAAGATCTTTTAGCACCTCATTTGTTTCCTGTTTATGAAGCAGACCGCGGTGGTGAATTTACATATCATGGTCCAGGTCAACGTATTGCTTATATTATGCTTGATCTTAAACGCCGAAAACAAGACATCCGTGCTTTTATTAGTGCCTTAGAAGAATGGATCATACAAATGCTTGCGAAATTTAATATTAAAGGTGAACGTCGCGAAGATCGCGTTGGTGTTTGGGTTAAATGTCCCAATTGCTTTTCTACACAAAGCGACTTCTCTCCCGAAAATAAAATCGCGGCTATTGGCATTCGTATACGCAAATGGGTAAGCTTTCATGGCGTTTCTATCAATGTTAATCCGAATTTAGCGCATTATTCAGGGATTGTTCCCTGTGGAATCACAAATTACGGTGTAACCAGCTTTTTTGATTTAGGTTTCCCTGTAAAAATGCATGATATTGATATTGTTCTCAAAAAAGAATTTGAACAAATTTTTGGTCCAACAATTGATGTTTCCTAA
- the parE gene encoding DNA topoisomerase IV subunit B: protein MSDNSKDLFSILNNAQSRVNTKGKNLQFPMKSEAMASKKNTKDTQEDSYNALSIRVLEGLEPVRLRPGMYIGGTDSKALHHLFAEIIDNAMDEAVAGYADLIDVSLDRNGYLTVTDNGRGIPVENHPQMPDKSTLEVIMTQLHSGGKFDGKAYQTAGGLHGVGISVVNALCDDMEVEVARERKLYRQRFSRGIPQSELEDLGDVYNRRGTRVRFHPDSKIFGEKAAFDPEKIYKMARSKAYLFGGVKIRWNCDPIILEQTKNIPEKAVFHFPDGLKDYLLSSLKDEYRVTSEIFSGKTKQCNGHGSVEWAIAWHGGDACVQSYCNTIPTGEGGTHEMGLRQALLRGLKSYAELIGNKRASIITSDDVMISTAAILSVFIRNPEFVGQTKDRLATIEAQRIVENAIRDPFDHWLTNSPQESTKLLDWVVERAEERVRRRQDREISRKTAVRKLRLPGKLADCSQNSAAGAELFIVEGDSAGGSAKQARDRANQAILPLRGKILNVASAAHEKMNSSQTIGDLILALGCGTRTKYREKDLRYERIIIMTDADVDGAHIASLLITFFFQEMPDLIRQGHLYLAVPPLYRISQGGKVAYARDDTHKDELLKTEFTGKAKIEIGRFKGLGEMRAEQLKETTMHPQKRTLLRISIDTMEMQETKNTVESLMGTKPEARFRFIQENSTFASHLDI from the coding sequence ATGAGCGATAACAGCAAAGATCTTTTTAGTATTTTAAATAATGCACAGTCTCGGGTAAATACAAAAGGAAAAAATTTACAATTCCCTATGAAGTCAGAAGCAATGGCTTCGAAAAAAAATACGAAAGATACGCAAGAAGATAGCTATAATGCCCTCTCTATTCGAGTGCTTGAGGGTTTAGAGCCTGTGCGCTTACGTCCTGGAATGTATATTGGTGGAACAGATAGTAAAGCACTTCATCATTTATTTGCCGAAATTATTGATAACGCCATGGATGAAGCTGTCGCTGGTTATGCAGATTTAATTGATGTATCGCTAGATAGAAACGGCTATTTAACGGTTACAGATAATGGACGTGGCATTCCTGTCGAAAACCATCCTCAAATGCCTGATAAATCTACTCTTGAAGTCATTATGACACAACTCCATTCAGGTGGAAAATTTGATGGAAAAGCTTATCAAACTGCTGGAGGGCTTCATGGAGTAGGAATTTCTGTTGTTAATGCTCTTTGCGATGATATGGAAGTCGAAGTAGCACGAGAACGAAAACTTTATCGACAACGCTTTTCACGCGGTATTCCTCAATCTGAATTGGAAGATTTGGGTGATGTTTATAATCGTCGTGGCACACGCGTTCGTTTTCATCCTGATAGTAAAATTTTTGGTGAAAAAGCAGCTTTTGATCCAGAAAAAATTTATAAGATGGCACGCTCCAAGGCTTATCTTTTTGGCGGCGTAAAAATTCGCTGGAATTGCGACCCTATCATACTCGAACAAACAAAAAATATTCCTGAAAAAGCTGTTTTTCACTTCCCTGATGGCCTTAAAGACTATTTACTCTCATCTCTGAAAGATGAATATCGAGTAACGTCGGAAATTTTTTCTGGCAAAACAAAACAATGTAATGGCCATGGCTCCGTTGAATGGGCTATCGCTTGGCATGGTGGCGATGCCTGCGTGCAATCTTACTGCAATACTATCCCCACAGGAGAAGGGGGAACACACGAAATGGGATTGCGCCAAGCTCTTTTGCGCGGATTGAAATCTTACGCTGAATTAATAGGCAACAAACGTGCTTCTATCATTACATCCGATGATGTTATGATTTCAACGGCTGCAATACTTTCAGTCTTCATCAGAAATCCTGAATTTGTTGGACAAACCAAAGATCGATTAGCAACCATCGAAGCACAACGTATCGTTGAGAATGCTATACGTGATCCTTTCGATCATTGGCTGACAAATTCTCCACAAGAATCCACAAAACTTCTCGATTGGGTTGTTGAACGTGCTGAAGAACGTGTTAGACGGCGTCAAGACAGAGAAATAAGTCGGAAAACTGCTGTACGGAAATTACGTCTTCCCGGTAAACTTGCAGATTGCAGCCAAAACTCTGCCGCTGGAGCTGAATTATTCATTGTTGAAGGTGATTCTGCTGGTGGTTCCGCTAAACAAGCGCGAGACAGAGCAAATCAAGCAATTTTACCTCTTCGTGGAAAAATCCTAAATGTAGCCAGTGCCGCACACGAGAAAATGAACTCAAGCCAAACAATTGGCGATCTTATACTTGCTCTTGGATGTGGAACGCGCACTAAGTATCGCGAAAAAGATCTCAGATATGAACGTATTATCATTATGACCGATGCGGATGTTGATGGTGCTCATATTGCCTCTCTTCTCATTACTTTCTTTTTTCAAGAGATGCCCGATCTTATTCGTCAAGGACATTTGTACCTTGCAGTGCCTCCTCTTTACAGAATATCACAAGGAGGAAAAGTCGCTTATGCACGTGATGATACCCATAAGGATGAATTACTAAAGACCGAATTTACTGGAAAAGCTAAAATCGAAATTGGTCGTTTCAAAGGACTTGGTGAAATGCGCGCTGAACAGCTTAAAGAAACGACTATGCATCCTCAAAAACGTACACTGCTACGTATTTCTATTGATACAATGGAAATGCAAGAAACTAAAAATACAGTAGAGAGTCTCATGGGAACAAAACCAGAAGCGCGGTTTCGTTTTATACAAGAAAATTCTACTTTTGCTTCTCATCTAGACATCTAA